One window of the Magnolia sinica isolate HGM2019 chromosome 19, MsV1, whole genome shotgun sequence genome contains the following:
- the LOC131235113 gene encoding uncharacterized protein LOC131235113 — MDLFEIDTVKAEKANAMKRYRRIRKIAIVFRIVEVCVAFVFISWFSARLPIAVKISGDFVRHLSVILVSPLFVFLVGNAIVVTLFLKSGQNPAGNSSVDLYDEFLKNSENRHKTRKETPPPEEEKETACEDKSVVYTENTHACTNTDTSMRKAYRRSRSENMSTEKKRELRRSKTDVCPKVEKSGEKPADFPYSGPEMSSEEFQRKIEAFIAKQQKFLREESMAIVLRCES, encoded by the coding sequence ATGGATCTGTTCGAGATCGATACCGTGAAAGCCGAGAAAGCTAACGCGATGAAAAGATACCGTAGGATCCGAAAGATCGCGATCGTTTTCAGAATCGTCGAGGTCTGCGTCGCTTTCGTCTTCATCTCCTGGTTTTCCGCTCGCCTACCTATCGCCGTCAAAATCTCCGGTGACTTTGTCCGGCACCTCTCCGTCATTCTCGTCAGCCCGCTTTTCGTTTTCCTCGTGGGAAACGCCATTGTCGTGACGCTCTTCCTCAAATCGGGCCAAAATCCAGCCGGAAACTCCAGCGTCGATCTATACGACGAGTTCTTGAAGAACAGCGAAAATCGCCACAAGACTCGCAAGGAAACTCCGCCGCCGGAGGAGGAAAAGGAGACGGCATGCGAAGACAAGTCCGTAGTGTACACCGAGAATACGCATGCGTGTACGAATACGGATACGAGCATGAGGAAGGCTTACCGAAGGAGCCGATCGGAAAACATGAGCACTGAGAAGAAGAGGGAACTCCGGCGGTCGAAGACGGACGTATGTCCAAAAGTGGAGAAATCTGGGGAGAAACCGGCGGATTTTCCGTATTCGGGGCCGGAGATGAGTAGCGAGGAGTTCCAGCGCAAGATAGAGGCGTTCATTGCGAAGCAGCAGAAGTTCCTGAGAGAAGAGTCGATGGCCATCGTCCTGCGGTGTgagagctga